CCTTCAAAGATAGTAAAGCTCTTTAATCGGATAAAACTTTCCCTGATAGAAGAACAGTTAGAGCATCTTTCTCCTAAGAAAAAAGCAGTGGTAAAAACTTACATCTTTATAGAGAGCTACTTTGATATTCTGTTTATAACAGGATTTATCATTTTCCTCTCACTTGTTTTACAGATAATGATAAACAGATTTCCCCAGTATTCACACATACTTTTGATACTAAATACTGTTGTAATAATAGGAGGAATTACAGGGATTTTCCTGTTTAGAAAACCACTTATAAGGGTAAAAGATGATTGAGTTTTTAGATAAAAGCTATCTGTGGCTTATTATTCTCCTTATAGGTATAATACCGGTTGCCTTTAAAAGGGGTGTTGTTAAAAGAATAGAGTTCTGGATGATTTTTTTACTGCTATTTCTACTCATAATAATTCTTGCCAGACCTGTTATAAAATCTGGAGAAAAAGCTTTTTACAAAAAAGATACAGAAGTTGTCATCCTTCTTGATAGTTCGCTTTCTATGGGAGTAAAAGATATAAAGCCTGACAGACTCCATTTTGCATTGAAAAAACTAAAAAAACTTGTTGAAGATCTGAAAGATGAAAAAGTGGGACTTATTGTTTTCTCAGATAAAGCCGAGATTATATCTTTTCCTTATCAGAAGATAACTCCTGAGGATATAAACAATTTGTCCTTAAAACCAGAAGGCTCAACAGATATGCTTTCTGCTTTCAGTACAGCAAACTCAGTTCTGACTGGAAAAGAGAGAATAGTAATACTTGTATCTGACGGAGGAGATGAAGATCTTGAGAAAGTAAAAGAACTTATAGAACAATCAGGAATAAGAGTTGTTTTTTATGGAGTTGCGACAGAAAAAGGAGGGAAAGTTCCCGGGTATAATGCTCTGTCCCAATTGAACAGGGAAATGGTAGCAGTGGCAAGAGAAAATGGAATTTTTGTAAAAGCTACAGAATCAGACAATGATATCAGAAAAATATCAGAGTATGTAAAAAACATATCAGAAAAAACAAAAACTATCCTGATAAAAGTAAGTTCAAAAATTGAGCTCTCTCCATTTATAGCCCTTGTATCCCTTGGCGTTGTATTTGGAGGTTTTTTTATGAGAAGATTTATTGCAGTTATTTTATTTTCAGCTCTAGTCTTTACACCTTCATACAGCGGAGAACTTTCAGGTTTCTTCTACTACATCACCGGTAACTATAAGAAAGCTGCCACAGAGTTCTTAGAAGATAAGACTCCGGAAAACATGTATAATGCTGCTCTTTCTTATTTCAAAGCTGGAATGTACGAAAACGCAGAAGCTGTGTTAAAAGAGATAAAGACAGAAAATGTAGAGTTAAAAAAGAAAATAAAGTACACTTTTGCCCTCTGTCTGATAGCAAGAAAAAAATTTAAAAAGGCAGAAAAAGTAGCAGAAGAGCTCATAGAGATATACCCCCAAGATAGAAGAATAAGAAAACTTTACCAGTTTACAAATATGGTCGTAAATTTAGGTAAAAAGCCAGAAAAAAGGAAAACCATAGTTAAAATAAAAGAAAAAAAATCAAGACATTTTAAAGCTTCTCCAATGGAAATTGGAGAAAGAAATCCGTGGTAAAGGAGAGTTCAGATGGAAGTAATAAAAAAGATCAAAAATGAGCTAAAAAAAGCAATCATAGGTCAGGAGAAAATGGTTGATGCCCTTTTGATAGGGCTGATAACCGAAGGACATATTTTGATTGAAGGTGTTCCCGGGGTGGCAAAAACCACAGCAGTGAAAACGCTGGGAAAAGTCCTGAATTTAGATTTTAAGAGAATCCAGTTTACTCCAGATCTAATACCTTCAGACATATTAGGAGGAGAGATTTATATAATAGAAAAGGACGAGTTCAGAGTAAAAAAAGGGCCTATTTTCACAAATCTGCTTCTTGCAGATGAAATAAATAGAGCACCTGCAAAAGTCCAGTCTGCACTCCTTGAAGCTATGCAGGAAAGACAGGTAACAATAGGAGAAGACACTTTTCCTCTTGATGAACCTTTTCTTGTGATGGCCACTTTAAACCCAATAGAAGAAGAGGGAGTTTACAACCTTCCTGAAGCTCAGTTAGACAGATTTTTAATGAAGGTTGTTATAGACTATCCAGATGAAAAGGAAGAGTACGATATACTGAAGCTTGTTGTTTCAAAGGAAGGAATATCAAATGACAGACAGGAGCCTCCTCCAGAACCACAACAGGTCGCAACAAAAGAAGAAATAATTAACCTGAAATCTGCACTGAAAGAAGTACACGTAGATAAAGAGGTTGAGGAGTATATGGTTAATCTTACTATGGCAACGAGAACTCCAGAAAAATATGGAATTCCCAAAGAGTATATAAGATTAGGACTCAGCCCTAGAGCCACAATAAACCTGTACAAAGTTTCAAAAGCTGTAGCCCTTATAAATGGAAAAGATTATGTTTCACCTTCAGATATTATCTCTTATATAAAAGATGTTTTCAGACATAGATTTCTCGTTTCGTTCCATGCTGAAGCAGAAGGTATAACAACAGATAATATCATTGATATGATTGTAGAAAAAGTGCCTATGCCTTAGGTGAGACATGGATAAAAAAAGAATAATAACAATAAAAATAAGGCAGAAAGTACTCAGTTTTTTTGAAGGACAGCACAGAGCATTAAAGTTTGGAGAAGAAGATGACCTGAAAAATATAAGAGAGTACACATACGGAGATAATGTAAAAAGAATAAACTGGATTATAACAGCAAAAGAAAAAAAGCCTTACATAGTAGAGAGGGAAGAAAGAAAAAGCCAGAATATAATCGTTGTACTACTGCTGGATCAAGAAATGCTTTATGAAAATAAGATAGATAAGCTCGTTGAGGTTTATTCTATAATTGGCTTTTCAGCCCTGTACCAGAAAGATAAACTTTATACATACATACTTACTGACAGAGTTGAAACATTTATAAAACATAGGAATAGTTTTTCCCTGATTGACGATGCAGTGGATGAAATATTGAATTTAGAACTTAAAAACAAAAAGTTAAACTTAAAAGAGTTAGAAAGATATTTATTAAAGCACAAAAGATCATACGTTATACTGATTGGGGATTTTGTTTATCCTGTTGATCTTACAAAAATTTCAGGGAAACATAAAATAGCAATAATAAAAATAAGAGACAGAACCGAAGAAAACCCTGAAAAATTCACCGGATATCAGTTAAAAAGCTTTGATGAAAAAAGAAAAATCCCGTATCTAATTAAACCTATGGTGAACACATACAGAAAAAATCTGAAGGAGATAGATGAAAAACTAAGACAGTTTACTGTCTTAAAGAGAATCCCTGTAAAAACTATATACACCGATGAAGACCCATTTCTAAAACTGAGACTGATGTTTAGTTAAGAGTTAAGTATATCTTCTGGTAGTTTCTCCACATAAATGGACTGACTTGGAAATGCAAAAGAAGAACCATTTTTTTCTACAATTTCCATTATCCTCAAGTTTATATCCTGTTTTATCTGTACATACTCAAGCCAGTTTGAAGTATTGGCAAAGAACAGGATGAAAATGTTAAGAGAGCTGTCTCCAAACTCATCAAAATAAACAACAATAGACTGGTCTTTTGCTACATCAGGGTGATTTTCGAGCATATTTTTAATATCAGAGACAATCTTCCTTACAACATCAGAAGGGGTCTCATATACAACGCCAATGGTCATTTTTATTCTTCTTACATTTCTTCTGGAAAAATTTTCTATAGGATTGTTGGCTATATACTGGTTTGGAACAGTAATAAGAGATTTTTCAAAAGTTCTTATTCTTGTTGTTCTCATTCCGAGATCTTCAACAATCCCCTCAACTGAACCTACTTTAACCCACTCTCCTATTTTCAAAGATTTATCAGCGAGAATCGTCAAACCCCCAAACAGATTTGCTGCAGTATCTTTAGCTGCCAGGGCAATAGCAAGACCTCCAATACCGAGAGATGCTATAAGAGCTGTTACATTTATTCCCCATTCCTGTAAAACAGCAAGGACAGCAATAATAACGATAAATACTTTAATCGATTTTATAAGAAAGGTTCCAACTTCTCTGGCAAGCTCTTTACCAAATTTATCTGCAAATTTGAAAACATCCTCAGAAAAAACATTAACACCGTTATAAAAAATCCAAAAAACAAGAATAATAAACATTGATCTTATGATATGCTGTGCTATATCTGCCTGAAGATTTAATATATCTAAAACTATCCACAGACCTATTACTATGAAAAGAAACCTCAAAGGGCTTTCTATCATACTGAGGAGTTTATCGTCTATAGTGGTTTTGGTTCTTGATACAAGAGTTTTTATACTGTTTACAATAATGCGGCTAAATAGCTTTCTAAAAAACAGGAACAAAATAAAAATAAGTAAAGCTACTGCCCATTTATATAGGGGTGTCCCCAAAAAAACCTGATTAAGTATTTCATTTAATCTGTTAATTAGTTGCCCATCCATACTAATAATTATGTAGATATTTTTCCGTTAAGTAAATACTGAACTTCACTTAACAGATTAAAGTTAGTTATGTTTCAAGATTAATTTTTAATATATCTTGTAAAGATATATCCAAAATTTTACTTGAAATTCAAGGTTTATCGGCAGAATACTTCTCATTAATTGATACTATAACGAGTCTCAATTATAAAAAATCGGTGAAAATCCGCATTTTTTGAAAATCTGTACAGATTTTCGGGCATTTTTTCGAGCCTGAAATCCGTAAGTCGTTGAAAAATAAAGAATTCGTAATTGAGACTGTACTGAGACTTTAGAATTGACAATTTTTCGATTTTATCGTATTTTAATAAGAAGTCTGTACAAAAAACTGCTGTTTGGAAAATGAATACGTTGATATTCAAGGTTTTTAAGGGGGTAACTTGCAATTGACCCGTTTAATGAGGGTATTGCGACAAATGTGATAAGAAATTGTATGTATCTATATCTTCTATGTCTTGCAATTGACCCGTTTAATGAGGGTATTGCGACTTTGCTCACAAACCTTCCATTTTCCAATTCTCTTGTTTCCACTTGCAATTGACCCGTTTAATGAGGGTATTGCGACTTGATCTTGGGGATTTTTACCTCTATCCCCTCTTCTCTTGCAATTGACCCGTTTAATGAGGGTATTGCGACATTGATAATTTAGAATCGTCAATATCCTGTATATAAATATCTTGCAATTGACCCGTTTAATGAGGGTATTGCGACTCGCAAGAATTTTCAGGATCTCCATAAATAAGATTTCCTTCTGCTTGCAGTTGACTCGTCTAATAAGGATATTATGACAGGAATCACTTAATGAAAGTCCAGTGATAAGCTGAAAACCATCTTGAGATCAAAAATGTTGAATTGCTCTTGTTACTTTTCTTTTTTCCTTTCTTCTATCTCTTTCAGGGCTTTTTCAAAATCTTTAATATCCTGAAACTCATTGTAAACAGACCTAAATCTCAGGTAAGCTACTGGATCTATCTGCTTTAATTTTTCCTGGACAAGATCTCCTATTTCTGTACTGTCAACGACAAGTTTTCCTTCTTCCAATAAATACTTTTCTATTTCATCTGCTATTTCAATCATCTGTTTTTCAGATACAGGTCTGTTCTTTGAGGCAAGTCTTATTCCTCTAATGATTTTGTCCTTATTGAAAGATTCTGTAGTACCGTTCTTTTTCTTTACTATAATTTTTTCTTCTTCATATCTTTCATACGTAGTAAACCGAAATCCACAGTCAAGACACTCCCTTCTCCTCCTGATAACAGTTCCGTCCTTAGATTGTCTCGTATCTACAACCTTATCGTTAAGAGAGCCACAGTTGGGACATTTCATTAACTATTGTTAACCTCCTCTATTTCTTTGTAAGAAAGCCCGTAATAAACAAAATGACCTTGAATTTTGTTTTCTCTATTCATATAAAACTTCGATATAACATCTGCTTTTGCATCTTTTTGTGTGTAAACGTAGTATTCCAA
This genomic stretch from Persephonella hydrogeniphila harbors:
- a CDS encoding mechanosensitive ion channel family protein codes for the protein MDGQLINRLNEILNQVFLGTPLYKWAVALLIFILFLFFRKLFSRIIVNSIKTLVSRTKTTIDDKLLSMIESPLRFLFIVIGLWIVLDILNLQADIAQHIIRSMFIILVFWIFYNGVNVFSEDVFKFADKFGKELAREVGTFLIKSIKVFIVIIAVLAVLQEWGINVTALIASLGIGGLAIALAAKDTAANLFGGLTILADKSLKIGEWVKVGSVEGIVEDLGMRTTRIRTFEKSLITVPNQYIANNPIENFSRRNVRRIKMTIGVVYETPSDVVRKIVSDIKNMLENHPDVAKDQSIVVYFDEFGDSSLNIFILFFANTSNWLEYVQIKQDINLRIMEIVEKNGSSFAFPSQSIYVEKLPEDILNS
- the nrdR gene encoding transcriptional regulator NrdR, whose translation is MKCPNCGSLNDKVVDTRQSKDGTVIRRRRECLDCGFRFTTYERYEEEKIIVKKKNGTTESFNKDKIIRGIRLASKNRPVSEKQMIEIADEIEKYLLEEGKLVVDSTEIGDLVQEKLKQIDPVAYLRFRSVYNEFQDIKDFEKALKEIEERKKEK
- a CDS encoding DUF58 domain-containing protein — translated: MDKKRIITIKIRQKVLSFFEGQHRALKFGEEDDLKNIREYTYGDNVKRINWIITAKEKKPYIVEREERKSQNIIVVLLLDQEMLYENKIDKLVEVYSIIGFSALYQKDKLYTYILTDRVETFIKHRNSFSLIDDAVDEILNLELKNKKLNLKELERYLLKHKRSYVILIGDFVYPVDLTKISGKHKIAIIKIRDRTEENPEKFTGYQLKSFDEKRKIPYLIKPMVNTYRKNLKEIDEKLRQFTVLKRIPVKTIYTDEDPFLKLRLMFS
- a CDS encoding AAA family ATPase, whose amino-acid sequence is MEVIKKIKNELKKAIIGQEKMVDALLIGLITEGHILIEGVPGVAKTTAVKTLGKVLNLDFKRIQFTPDLIPSDILGGEIYIIEKDEFRVKKGPIFTNLLLADEINRAPAKVQSALLEAMQERQVTIGEDTFPLDEPFLVMATLNPIEEEGVYNLPEAQLDRFLMKVVIDYPDEKEEYDILKLVVSKEGISNDRQEPPPEPQQVATKEEIINLKSALKEVHVDKEVEEYMVNLTMATRTPEKYGIPKEYIRLGLSPRATINLYKVSKAVALINGKDYVSPSDIISYIKDVFRHRFLVSFHAEAEGITTDNIIDMIVEKVPMP
- a CDS encoding VWA domain-containing protein; amino-acid sequence: MIEFLDKSYLWLIILLIGIIPVAFKRGVVKRIEFWMIFLLLFLLIIILARPVIKSGEKAFYKKDTEVVILLDSSLSMGVKDIKPDRLHFALKKLKKLVEDLKDEKVGLIVFSDKAEIISFPYQKITPEDINNLSLKPEGSTDMLSAFSTANSVLTGKERIVILVSDGGDEDLEKVKELIEQSGIRVVFYGVATEKGGKVPGYNALSQLNREMVAVARENGIFVKATESDNDIRKISEYVKNISEKTKTILIKVSSKIELSPFIALVSLGVVFGGFFMRRFIAVILFSALVFTPSYSGELSGFFYYITGNYKKAATEFLEDKTPENMYNAALSYFKAGMYENAEAVLKEIKTENVELKKKIKYTFALCLIARKKFKKAEKVAEELIEIYPQDRRIRKLYQFTNMVVNLGKKPEKRKTIVKIKEKKSRHFKASPMEIGERNPW